From the genome of Colletotrichum destructivum chromosome 10, complete sequence, one region includes:
- a CDS encoding Putative short-chain dehydrogenase/reductase SDR, NAD(P)-binding domain superfamily produces the protein MGRILITGSTDGFGLGAARQLVERNHTVYLHARNAARAEEAKKLVPGAAGVFVADLTSTSETRSLAEQANAVGQFDAVVLNAGLLYGPFRETESGVPAQIFVNLVSPYIFTCLLTPPKRIVFVASVLHREAKPEVKDIFWLGRGEKEWNDFEAYCNSKFHVMCLVNAAAKRMQGKGTSVVAMHPGYVPTKLTKFEAPDKMEDGLETYVMLAEGEYDVSGETGRYFDPKKQKGEPLPATEDVGLQEAVVKALEDFTGLKLPGSA, from the coding sequence ATGGGCCGCATCCTCATCACCGGATCCACcgacggcttcggcctcggcgccgcccgtcaACTCGTCGAGCGCAACCACACCGTCTATCTGCACGCGCGCAACGCAGCCCGCGCCgaagaggccaagaagctcgtccccggcgccgcgggcgtTTTCGTCGCCGACCTCACCAGCACGTCCGAGACTCGCtccctcgccgagcaggccaacGCAGTCGGGCagttcgacgccgtcgtcctcaacgccggctTGCTGTACGGGCCCTTCCGCGAGACCGAGTCGGGCGTGCCCGCCCAGATCTTTGTCAACTTGGTGTCGCCCTACATCTTCACCTGCCTGTTGACCCCGCCGAAACGGATCGTATTCGTGGCGTCGGTGCTGCATCGCGAGGCCAAGCCGGAGGTCAAGGACATCTTCTGGCTCGGGAGGGGCGAGAAGGAGTGGAACGACTTCGAAGCGTACTGCAACTCCAAGTTCCACGTCATGTGCCTCGTGAATGCGGCCGCGAAGAGGATGCAGGGCAAGGGCACGTCGGTGGTGGCGATGCACCCGGGCTACGTGCCCACCAAGCTCACAAAGTTCGAGGCGCCTGACAAGATGGAAGACGGGCTGGAGACGTATGTCatgctggccgagggcgaaTACGATGTGAGTGGAGAGACGGGTCGGTACTTTGATCCGAAGAAGCAAAAGGGCGAGCCGTTGCCTGCTACCGAAGACGTAGGCTTGCAGGAAGCGGTGGTGAAGGCTTTGGAGGACTTTACAGGACTGAAGCTGCCGGGTTCTGCGTGA